The DNA window GCCAAACGTCGGACGATGGTTCGGATTTGAATCGGTGTTGGGACTGACATCGCTGGTCGGGTAGCCGGTGTAGACCAGTGGCGCGTTGTGGCCAACCAAATATTCACGGAAACTCATGTTGCGGATTACGGCCATCTTGTCCGCGACCGTGGCCAACTTCGGCATCAACTCGCAGATTTCCAGCCCCGGCACGTTCGTTCGAATGGGATCGAACTCGCCCCGAAATTCCATAGGGGCGTCCGGCTTCATGTCGAACATATCCATATGCGATGGCCCGCCGTGCAGATAGACCATAATCACGGACTTCTGCGAGCGAGTCCGTGGCGCCCCTTGAGCCTGCAGCTGCAGCAAGTTGGCCAACGTCAGCCCGCCGAGGCCGAGCGCCCCGACCTTCAGAAATCCACGGCGGCCCAGACGATGGCTGGACGTGCTTGATTCGGCAACGGTGAACATGACAATCTCCTTAGTTAAGTTCGGAACTCACAGCCCTAGATTTATTGACTCGAAACAGCCTGCCCCAGCGGCTGGAAGCTCCAACCACGTGTGGGCGAACATCAGGCGACCCCAGCCTCTACTTGTTCTAATGGCGTGGCGACCGAGGAACTTAGCAGCGATTTCGCGAACACTCTTACTTTTTCTTTTACGTCCGTTGGCGCGGCAAATTGCCCAGGCAAATAGCGGCGTGAGCCGTCCGGTATCGCGTGGCGTAAGCCACGGGGCGGCTTGCGCCGCTCCGCTACTTCTTGGTTGCGGCTTCTCCGCGTTAATCATTTGGAGTTTCAGGGTGGTCTGGTCAAGTCGGAGGGACGGCATTCACAATCTCCCGAATCTCGTACGCAAGATCACGCCAGGATGTCGCGAACCACTTCGCCATCGACGTCGGTCAACGTGTAGTCTCGGCCGCCGTAGCGGTAGGTCAGCTTCTGGTGGTCCAGGCCGAGCAGGTGCAGCACCGTGGCGTGCAGGTCGTGGACCTTCACTTTATTCTCCGCTGCGAAATAGCCCAGTTCGTCGGTCGCCCCGTAACGCAGGCCGCCTTTCACGCCGCCGCCGGCCAGCCAGTAGGTGAAACCGGCCCCGTTGTGGTCGCGGCCGTGATTGTTGTTCGGCTTTTGCTCGAGCACCGGCGTGCGGCCGAATTCACCGCCCCACACGAGCAGCGTGTCGTTCCACAGACCTCGCTGCTTCAAGTCGGTAATCAGCCCGGCGATCGGTTGATCGATGCCGCGGCACGCATTGGGGATGCCCGTAGCGATGCCGGCGTGATGATCCCAACCCCCTTGCGAGATCTCGATGAACCGTACTCCGGCCTCGGCCATCCGCCGCGCCAACAGGCACTGCACTGCGAAAGCGTTGCCGCTGCCATCGGATTTCAAGCCGTACAGTTCAAGGGTCTCCTTAGTCTCACTTCCTACTTCCAACAGCCCCGGCACGGCCGATTGCATGCGATAGGCCCGCTCGAACGACTCAATGACCGCGTCGATTTGGCTGTCGGACTGCTTCTGTTGCTGGTAGCGGACGTTGAGCCGCTGGACGAAGTCCAACTGCCGGCGCTGCTCGCTGGTGGAGAGAATCGGGTTGTTGACGTTGCGGATCGGCGGCGACTTCTGGACGCCGAGCTTCGACACGCCGCGCATGATCGTTGCGTGATGAACGGCGGGCAGGAAGGCGTTCGAGTAGCAGCCGCTCGACTCGTTGCGGTCGCGAGGATTGACCGAAACGTAGGCCGGCAGATTCTCCGATTCGCTCCCTAGACCGTAGGTGATCCACGAACCGATCGACGGCCGCGTGAAACGAAACTCGCCAGTGTGCATCATCACGCAGCCCGCCTCGTGCAGGCCCGTGTCGTGGAACATGCCGTTGATCAAGCACAGGTCGTCGGCATGCCGGGCCAGATGCGGCAGCACTTCGGAAATCCAGAGTCCGCTTTCCCCGTGCTGAGCGAACTTGAATGGCGGCTTCATCAACTTCGGCTCTTTGCCGACCGTGCCGGCCTTCGGCTGCTCGTAGGGGAGAGCCTTGCCGTCCGCCTTATAGAGTTCGGGCTTGTAGTCGAATGTATCGACGTGCGACGGTCCGCCTTCCATGAACATAAAGATCACCCGCTTCACCTTGGCGGGAAAGTGCGGCTGGCGCGCCGCGAGCGGACTGACGTAGCCGTCAGCGGCCTGGGCTTGCCGGCACAGAGCCGCCAGCGCGAGAGAACCGAAACCGGCGGCGCTGGTGCGCAGCGCGTCGCGGCGTGTCATGGAGGGGTTCATGGTGTATTTCCTGATTATCTTCTTCCCGTTTGACGTACTACCTCAAGAATCGAAACTCGGCCGAACAAAACAGTGCCTGACAGAACTCCGCCCAAACCTGCCGTTGAGCGAGTCGTCCATCTCCCGCCGCCGAGGTCTGGCCCAAAAATACCAGCCCTTCCTGTTGTTCGTCGGCCGTGGCTGAGCGGCCAAAGAACAGCGAGTATGCGAGCTGCACGCGCTCTTCGTCCGTCGCTGCCGAGTTCAACAGCCGCAGCGCCGCCCGGTTGGCATGCTCGAGCACCAGCGGGCTGTTCATCAGAAACAGCGATTGCGTCGGCACCGAGGGCGTTTCGCGCCGACCGATCACCAAGTCCGACGGCGGAAAGTTGAACGCCGCCAACAGGTCGATCCTCGCGCCCCGATGCACGGGCAGAAAGACGGTGCGAAAATCGAGCCGGTCGAGCGTCCGCGCGTCGGTCATGCGGAAAGCGTGCAGGTCATTTTCGAAGCGCGTGGGCGGTCGGCGGATCAGACTGCCGCTGACGCACAGAATGCTGTCGCGCAGGGCCTCGCCGTCGAGTCGACGCGGACTGTGCCGCCACAGCAGCGCGTTGTCCGAATCCACTTGCCGATAGCGATCGCTCGGCGGGTCGGCCGCCGTCAATTGATATGCCCGGCTGAGCACGATCCGCCGCACGGTTTGCTTGAGCGAATAACCGTCGGCCACAAAGCGGCCGGCCAACCACTCCAGCAATTCGGGATGGGTCGGCCGTTCGCCCATCGTGCCGAAATCGTCCACGGTCCGCACCAGGCCGCGGCCAAACAAGTGGTGCCACACACGATTGACCATCACGCGGGCAGCAAGCGGATGGTGCTCCAGCACTTCGGCCAGTTGCAGCCGGCCGCTCGACTTGGCCGGAATCTCCGGCGCGTCACCCGTGTACAGCACCTGCATGATCCCGCGCGGCACAACATCACCGAGATTGTCTTCGTTGCCGCGGATGCGAACTTGCAGGTCCTGCTTGTTGCCGGGCGCCAGACGATCGGTCGCCGACATCGTGTCGACGATCTCGGCGGGGGGCGATGCCAGCAGCTTCTCCAGTTCCGCTTCGGCCTTGGCCAGATCGGCCAACAGCGGCTCCAGCTTGGCCCGCTGGCCGGCATTCGGATAACGCTGCAGCGAGTCCTGCCACGATTCGTCGGGCAGCTTCATCAAGCCGGCTTCGGCCAGCGCGTCTTCGAGTTTCGTCGTCACGCTGTGCATCGTGGCGAATGCCGCGCCTTCGATGGCCAGCCGCTTTTTCCCCTCGGGGCTCCGCCCGCGCGTGGCTGGCACGATCGGCGCGTCGTCGTTGACGCCCGTGTTGTTGAAGATCCCCGCCATCGCGTAGAAGTCGTGGGTCGTCACCGGATCAAACTTGTGATCGTGGCAGCGGGCACAGCCGATGGCGATCCCCAGCAGCGAACGACCGACCGTGTCGAGCTGCTCCGCGAGCACATCCATCCGCACGTTGCCGTCGGGTTTGCTGCCCAATGCCAGGAACGCCGTGGCCATCAGTTGCTCGTCGCGCTGCGCGTCGTTGTCGTAGGGCAACAGGTCGCCGGCAATCTGTTCGCGCAGGAATTGGTCGTACGGCTTGTCGGCGTTGAACGAGGCGATGACGTAATCGCGATAACGCCAAGCGGCGAACCATTGATTGTTGTTCTTGGGCGCGCCGTTCGATTCGCCGTACCGGGCCACGTCGAGCCAGTGCCGGCCCCATCGTTCGCCGAAATGCGGCGACTTGAGCAACTCATCCACCAGCGCCGCGACGGCCCCCTCGCGGTCGCGCTGGGCGGCGGCGAGGAACCGGTCGATCTCCTCCAATGTCGGCGGCAGCCCGAGCAAGTCGAAATACAACCGCCGCACCAGGTCGCGCGGCTCGGCGACGGCCAGCGGCGCCAGCGAGTTCTCCTCCAGCTTGCTCAGCACAAACCGATCGATCTCGCCGCGCGGCCACTTCGCATCGCGCACCTGCGGGACGGCGACCTCGGCCAGCGGGCGGAACGACCAGAACTTGCGCCCGGCTTCGATGTCGATCTCGTACTTCTTCACAACCGACGTACCGTCTCGCGGATCGGCCGCTCCCATCTCGATCCACTTCACGAAGTCGGCGATCACCGCCTCGGGCAATTTGCCCTTGGGGGGCATCTCAAACGACTCGTGCCGGATCGCCGAAATCAGCACGCTCTCCTTGACCTTGCCGGGAACAACCGCCGGACCGCTCTCGCCCCCTTTGCGGATCCCGTCCCGCGTGTCGAGCAGCAAGTCTCCCTTGAGCTTCTTCGCCCGGGCGGCATCGGCCGAATGGCAGGCGTAGCAATGCTCGACCAGCACCGGGCGAATCTTCGCCTCGAAGAAGTCGGTTCCCTCGTCGGCCGCGGCAAATGAAGACGGCAAGATCACCAGGGCCAAGATGCGAAGCACGAAATTCAAAGTCAGAAACAACTTCGATGTTCGAACGTCCATCGGCCGAATGGCGCTCGGGCCGCGTTGCTTCGTTTGGGGCATGGGGATTTTCGCCATTGGAATCTATTTTGGATGGATTTCGATCTGCGGGTTACGGATTTAATGCCGGCTGTTCATCGCCTGCGCTGCGGATTAAACGAGGATGTCGCGGATCACCTCGCCATGCACGTCGGTCAGGCGATAGTCGCGGCTGCTGTAGCGGTAGGTGAGCTTTTCGTGGTCGAGTCCCATGAGGTGCAGCATGGTTGCATGCAGATCGTGAACGTGGACTCGCTTCTCCACCGCCTTAAAGCCGAACTCATCGGTGGCCCCGTAGGCCAGACCGCCACGCACCCCGCCACCCGCCAGCCACATCGAGAAACCGTAGTGGTTGTGGTCGCGGCCATTACTTCCTTGCGTCGTCGGGGTGCGGCCGAATTCGCCGCCCCAGACAACCAGCGTGTCCTCGAGCAAGCCGCGCTGCTTGAGATCCGTGAGCAACCCCGCGATGGGTTGATCGACGTTCCGCGCAAGGCTTTGATGGGCCGAGGAGTTGTTGCCGTGCGTGTCCCAGGGCTGCTGATTGCCGTAGTAGATCTGGATGACGCGAACACCTCGCTCCGCAAGCCGACGTGCGAGCAGGCAGTTGCGGGCAAAGGTCGTTCGGCGAGGGTCGCTCTTAGCGTTGGGGGGCGCGCCGGCGTTGAGCCCCGTCAAGCCGTAGAGATCGAAAATCTGCTGGGATTCGCCGCGGATGTCGAACGCCTCGGCCGCCGAAATTTGCATGCGATACGCCAATTCCATCGAATCCATGCGTGCCCCAAAGGCGTTCTCGGCGCCCACTCGCTCGCGATGTAGGTCGTTGAGCCGTTGCGTGAAGTCGAGTTCCCGACGCTGCCCTTGCAGGGATAGGCTTGCGTTGTGCAGATTCGCGAGCGCATTTTCCGGTCGATAATCGCTGGGAAGCACGACCTGGCAACCTTGATAAATTCCCGGCAGAAATCGGCTGCTCCAGTTGGACGGCCCATTGACCGGCTGACCTTCGCCCAAAACGATGAAGCCGGGAAGGTTCTCGTTTTCCGTCCCCAGACCATACAGCAGCCAGGAACCATACGCAGGCCGAATCGGCTGTACGTTACCGGTGAACATCAACCAATTGGATGCCTCGTGAACCGGCGTGTTCGTGTGCATCGAGCGGATTACACACAGGTCGTCGGCATGGCGGGCGACGTGCGGAAAGAGTTCGCTGATTTCCAGGCCCGATTGTCCATGCCGGGTGAACCGAAACGGCGACGGCATCAGTCCGCCCGTCCCGTTCTGCGTGGTGAGCCCGATGGTGCTTTCGGGACGCTGGCCGGCGTATTTCTGGAGAGCCGGCTTGGGGTCGAACGTGTCGACCTGCGATGGGCCGCCGTTCATCCAGAGATGGATGATGCGTTTGGCTCGCGCGGGGAAGTGCGGCGGCCGAGCCGCCAACGGGGTCACGCTGGCCTCCGAGTGGCCGGCCAGTACCGACGCAAGGCCAATCATGCCGACTCCATAGGTCGTCTGGGCCAACAAATCGCGGCGAGAAAGGCGGAAACGATTTTCAAACGTCGACATTATCCACTCCCCAGTGTCATGGCACAAACGTGAACTCGTTCGTCGTCAGAAGCGAATGACAGAGACGTTCCCACGGCCCGAGTTTTTCCTCCGAGGCAGCGGCTTCGCGCAAGAATTCTTGGGCTACAACCATCTCTCGCTCGGTCGGCAGCCGCCCGAACGCCAGTTGCCACGCCAAAAGCAAGCGACGCTCCTCCGATTGTTCCGACGCGTTGAGACGTTCCGCGAACGATCGGGCCATCGCCAAAACGAACGGGCTATTGATGGCAAACAACTGCTGTTGCGGGATCGTCGTTACCGTCCGTTGATCGCTTGTCACGTTCGGCTCGGGGAAATCGAAAAGCGTCAATGTCGGATTCGGCTTGAAGCGACTGATGAAGCCATAGATCGTCCGCCGCCGATTCTCGGGATCCTCGGGATGCAACTGCACTTTCCCTTGCGGATCGCGGTAAGGCTGTCCACCAATTTCGGGATCGAGCTTTCCAGCGACCGCCAGCATGGAGTCGCGCCAGGCTTCGAAATCGAGCCGCCGCGGCGACACGCGCCAGAGGTAATGGTTGTCGGCATCCTTGGCGAGATTCTTCGCCTCGGGGACGCTGCTGAGCCCATACGTGGCCGACAGCATGATCTCGCGATGGAGCCATTTGGTGGACCAGCCGTTTTCCATGAAGCGAACCGCGAGCGTGTCGAGCAATTCCGGGTGCGTGGGCCGATCCCCCAGTTGACCGAAGTTGCTGGTCGTGCCCACGATGCCCCGGCCAAAATGATAATGCCAGACGCGATTGACGAAGACGCGGGCCGTCAGCGGGTTGTTCCGATCCACGATGGCGTCGGCCAATTCGAGTCGCGACAACGATGTCGCGGAGGCGCTTGAATCGCGCCGCAAGATGGTGAGGAATCCAGGAGTCGCCACCGGGCCGAGCATGTCGGCATTTCCGCGAACATTGATCTGCAACGGTTGCCCTCCCCCGATCACCGCTGGCGCCCTCGCGACTGCGGCGGGGGCTGACGCCTGAAGCCGCTGCAACTTCGCGTCCCACTCGTCGTACTGGAGGCGGTCGGCGGCCGAGAGATATGCGATCGCATCCTTGCCGCGAAGCTGAAACGCGGCCCCGTCGTTCGACAAATGCGCCTTAATGAACGATTCGGCCGCGGGGGGCAGCTTCGACTTGGCCCCCTCGGATTCGGACAAGGCACGCAGCGCGTCGTCAGCTCTAGATTTCGCTTTCGCCGAAGCGTCGCGCAGTTCCTGAGGTGGTTCCACGGGGTCGTTCATCGCGGCCGTCTCGCTTGCTTTCAGCGCGGCGGCGTGCCACGCTTCGAGCAACGGTATGCCCTTTGGATTCGCCAGCGCCTTGGTCCAGCGAACGAGGAAGAAGGAATTGAGGTTCGACTCGCGGGCAACGGCCTCGGCGTCGGCGGGCTGTTTGCGCTCGGCACGCACGTGCAACTTCCAGGCCGCTAGTAAGTATTCATCCAGCCGGGCAAGTTCCTGTCGGCCTAGTCGACGACCTTCGTCGGCGGTGAGCTTGTTCATTTTTGCCTGTAATTCGGCGGCCTCCTTTTTCCGTTGCGACTCAGCCGCCACCTGGGCCGGAGACGCCAGAGCAATTTCAGCGCTCAGATTGGCTCCGTTGTAAGCCGCCGCCAGCGAGTAGTAGTCGACGGTCGGAATCGGATCGAACTTGTGGTCGTGACAGCGGGCACACGACACCGTTAGCCCGAGCAGGGCCCGCGTGACCGTGTCGACGCGATCGTCGAGTTCGTCGGCGATCTTTTTCTTGACCATGCCGACGGCATTGCCGCTGAAGCGTTGGCCGAGACCTTGAAAACCGAGCCCGCCGAGCCGTTCCGTAAAATCCTTGGCAGGCTCCCGAATCAGATTGCCTGCCAGTTGAAGGCGAACGAACTGATCGTACGGCATATCACGGTTGAACGCTTGGACGACCCAATCGCGATACCGAAACGCCGTCGGCGCAAGCACGGGCCCCACGGTTCCGCCGAGATCGTCCGTGTAGCGAGCGAGATCGAGCCAATAGCGTCCCCAGCGTTCTCCATAATGGGGCGATTCGAGCAAGCGATCTACCACCTTGGCGAGGGCTTCGGGAGATTCGTCCTTTTCGAACGCGTCAACTTCTTCGGGCGTGGGCGGCAAACCGATCAGGTCAAAGGTTGCCCGGCGAATCCACTCATGCTTCGTGGCGGCCCGAACCGGCGTCAGTCCGCGTTTCTCCAGTTCCGCCAGAACGAAGTGATCCATCTCCTTCCGCGGCCACGCGGCGTTCTTGACCCGTGGAGGAGCGTGGGTCTTCGGCGGCTGAAACGCCCAGAATTCGCGAGCCTTTTGCCAGTCGATCTTCGCCGTTTGAACCACCGACGCACCGTCTCGCGGATCGGCCGCTCCCATCTCGATCCACTTCACAAAGTCGGCGATCACCTGCTCGGGCAATTTGCCCTTGGGGGGCATCTCAAACGACTCGTGCCGGATCGCCGAAATCAGCACGCTCTCCTTGACCTTGCCAGGAACAACCGCCGGCCCACTGTCGCCGCCCGTGCGGATTCCGGCGCGCGTATCGAGTTGCAGTCCACCCTTGAGCTTGCCTTCGTTGGCCGCTTTGGCCGAGTGGCATTGGTAACAGTGTTCGACCAGCACTGAGCGAATCTTCGCCTCGAAGAAGTCGGTTCCCTCGTCGGCGCTGACCACCGATGCGGTGAAAACCAAGACTGAAATCCGAAGCACGAAATCCCAAAGCCGTAACAAACGCGAAATCCGAAGGTCGGATGTTCGAAACGGTTTCGCGCCGGGTTTCTTCGTTTTGGTCATTTCGAATCTCATTATTCGAATTTGTTTCGAATTTCGAGTTTAGGATTTCGGACTTACTCTTCGCGCTGCCAGAGCTTGACGATTCCTTTGTCGCCGACCGTCGCCAGACTGCGGCCATCGTTAGAAATCGCCAACGATATGCTTCGCGCATCGCCCGTCGGCAACACGAAGGTCGCTTCGCCGGTTTCGGTCGACCAACCGCGGACCAAACCGTCCGCCATCGCGGCAATCAGCTCGCGACCATCGCGCGAGAACCGCAGGC is part of the Lignipirellula cremea genome and encodes:
- a CDS encoding PSD1 and planctomycete cytochrome C domain-containing protein; this translates as MAKIPMPQTKQRGPSAIRPMDVRTSKLFLTLNFVLRILALVILPSSFAAADEGTDFFEAKIRPVLVEHCYACHSADAARAKKLKGDLLLDTRDGIRKGGESGPAVVPGKVKESVLISAIRHESFEMPPKGKLPEAVIADFVKWIEMGAADPRDGTSVVKKYEIDIEAGRKFWSFRPLAEVAVPQVRDAKWPRGEIDRFVLSKLEENSLAPLAVAEPRDLVRRLYFDLLGLPPTLEEIDRFLAAAQRDREGAVAALVDELLKSPHFGERWGRHWLDVARYGESNGAPKNNNQWFAAWRYRDYVIASFNADKPYDQFLREQIAGDLLPYDNDAQRDEQLMATAFLALGSKPDGNVRMDVLAEQLDTVGRSLLGIAIGCARCHDHKFDPVTTHDFYAMAGIFNNTGVNDDAPIVPATRGRSPEGKKRLAIEGAAFATMHSVTTKLEDALAEAGLMKLPDESWQDSLQRYPNAGQRAKLEPLLADLAKAEAELEKLLASPPAEIVDTMSATDRLAPGNKQDLQVRIRGNEDNLGDVVPRGIMQVLYTGDAPEIPAKSSGRLQLAEVLEHHPLAARVMVNRVWHHLFGRGLVRTVDDFGTMGERPTHPELLEWLAGRFVADGYSLKQTVRRIVLSRAYQLTAADPPSDRYRQVDSDNALLWRHSPRRLDGEALRDSILCVSGSLIRRPPTRFENDLHAFRMTDARTLDRLDFRTVFLPVHRGARIDLLAAFNFPPSDLVIGRRETPSVPTQSLFLMNSPLVLEHANRAALRLLNSAATDEERVQLAYSLFFGRSATADEQQEGLVFLGQTSAAGDGRLAQRQVWAEFCQALFCSAEFRFLR
- a CDS encoding DUF1501 domain-containing protein, whose translation is MNPSMTRRDALRTSAAGFGSLALAALCRQAQAADGYVSPLAARQPHFPAKVKRVIFMFMEGGPSHVDTFDYKPELYKADGKALPYEQPKAGTVGKEPKLMKPPFKFAQHGESGLWISEVLPHLARHADDLCLINGMFHDTGLHEAGCVMMHTGEFRFTRPSIGSWITYGLGSESENLPAYVSVNPRDRNESSGCYSNAFLPAVHHATIMRGVSKLGVQKSPPIRNVNNPILSTSEQRRQLDFVQRLNVRYQQQKQSDSQIDAVIESFERAYRMQSAVPGLLEVGSETKETLELYGLKSDGSGNAFAVQCLLARRMAEAGVRFIEISQGGWDHHAGIATGIPNACRGIDQPIAGLITDLKQRGLWNDTLLVWGGEFGRTPVLEQKPNNNHGRDHNGAGFTYWLAGGGVKGGLRYGATDELGYFAAENKVKVHDLHATVLHLLGLDHQKLTYRYGGRDYTLTDVDGEVVRDILA
- a CDS encoding PSD1 and planctomycete cytochrome C domain-containing protein, giving the protein MTKTKKPGAKPFRTSDLRISRLLRLWDFVLRISVLVFTASVVSADEGTDFFEAKIRSVLVEHCYQCHSAKAANEGKLKGGLQLDTRAGIRTGGDSGPAVVPGKVKESVLISAIRHESFEMPPKGKLPEQVIADFVKWIEMGAADPRDGASVVQTAKIDWQKAREFWAFQPPKTHAPPRVKNAAWPRKEMDHFVLAELEKRGLTPVRAATKHEWIRRATFDLIGLPPTPEEVDAFEKDESPEALAKVVDRLLESPHYGERWGRYWLDLARYTDDLGGTVGPVLAPTAFRYRDWVVQAFNRDMPYDQFVRLQLAGNLIREPAKDFTERLGGLGFQGLGQRFSGNAVGMVKKKIADELDDRVDTVTRALLGLTVSCARCHDHKFDPIPTVDYYSLAAAYNGANLSAEIALASPAQVAAESQRKKEAAELQAKMNKLTADEGRRLGRQELARLDEYLLAAWKLHVRAERKQPADAEAVARESNLNSFFLVRWTKALANPKGIPLLEAWHAAALKASETAAMNDPVEPPQELRDASAKAKSRADDALRALSESEGAKSKLPPAAESFIKAHLSNDGAAFQLRGKDAIAYLSAADRLQYDEWDAKLQRLQASAPAAVARAPAVIGGGQPLQINVRGNADMLGPVATPGFLTILRRDSSASATSLSRLELADAIVDRNNPLTARVFVNRVWHYHFGRGIVGTTSNFGQLGDRPTHPELLDTLAVRFMENGWSTKWLHREIMLSATYGLSSVPEAKNLAKDADNHYLWRVSPRRLDFEAWRDSMLAVAGKLDPEIGGQPYRDPQGKVQLHPEDPENRRRTIYGFISRFKPNPTLTLFDFPEPNVTSDQRTVTTIPQQQLFAINSPFVLAMARSFAERLNASEQSEERRLLLAWQLAFGRLPTEREMVVAQEFLREAAASEEKLGPWERLCHSLLTTNEFTFVP
- a CDS encoding DUF1501 domain-containing protein, yielding MSTFENRFRLSRRDLLAQTTYGVGMIGLASVLAGHSEASVTPLAARPPHFPARAKRIIHLWMNGGPSQVDTFDPKPALQKYAGQRPESTIGLTTQNGTGGLMPSPFRFTRHGQSGLEISELFPHVARHADDLCVIRSMHTNTPVHEASNWLMFTGNVQPIRPAYGSWLLYGLGTENENLPGFIVLGEGQPVNGPSNWSSRFLPGIYQGCQVVLPSDYRPENALANLHNASLSLQGQRRELDFTQRLNDLHRERVGAENAFGARMDSMELAYRMQISAAEAFDIRGESQQIFDLYGLTGLNAGAPPNAKSDPRRTTFARNCLLARRLAERGVRVIQIYYGNQQPWDTHGNNSSAHQSLARNVDQPIAGLLTDLKQRGLLEDTLVVWGGEFGRTPTTQGSNGRDHNHYGFSMWLAGGGVRGGLAYGATDEFGFKAVEKRVHVHDLHATMLHLMGLDHEKLTYRYSSRDYRLTDVHGEVIRDILV